One Drosophila kikkawai strain 14028-0561.14 chromosome 3L, DkikHiC1v2, whole genome shotgun sequence genomic window carries:
- the LOC121502261 gene encoding mRNA export factor GLE1-like: MVKNVYIIDKTGRGRRGRGGRGGRGGRGGRGGRGGDGGDAGRGGVSGRGVGGLNRQQRFFLAFQAARNVPVSAGERKNLQRAFLALLQPQGQEQQPQGQEQQRQEQEQQQLLKEVLKDLLEEKQKEIEAAVSAFISGKKQQEQRQLEQESEQPQQEQETLQNNV; the protein is encoded by the coding sequence aTGGTAAAAAACGTCTATATAATTGATAAGACTGGCAGAGGACGTCGTGGACGTGGTGGACGTGgcggacgaggaggacgaggcGGACGAGGCGGGCGTGGTGGAGATGGCGGCGACGCTGGACGTGGCGGGGTCAGTGGCCGCGGAGTCGGCGGCCTGAACCGGCAACAACGATTTTTCTTGGCGTTCCAGGCGGCCAGGAACGTCCCCGTGTCCGCCGGTGAGCGCAAAAACTTGCAAAGGGCCTTTTTGGCCCTACTGCAGCCGCaggggcaggagcagcagccgcaggggcaggagcagcagcggcaggagcaggagcagcagcagctgctcaaGGAGGTCTTAAAGGACCTACTTGAAGAGAAACAAAAGGAGATAGAGGCGGCGGTGTCGGCCTTTATATCCGGCaagaagcagcaggagcagcgtcAACTTGAGCAGGAGTCGGAGCAGCCccaacaggagcaggagacgCTGCAAAACAAtgtataa